One region of Juglans regia cultivar Chandler chromosome 4, Walnut 2.0, whole genome shotgun sequence genomic DNA includes:
- the LOC109014426 gene encoding transcription factor bHLH162: MENNPSSSRSSTDRKTIERNRRNQMKALYSELNSLVPHQNSREVTSLPDQLDEAVTYIKKMQINLEKMNEKKDSLMGIDQKPNAGTNGSGMTYSSVQLRSPQIEISEIGSALQVVLITGLDFQFMFNETIRVLHEEGTEIVNANFTVVDDIVFHTIHAKVGESALMGYEAARISERLKKICQY; encoded by the exons ATGGAGAACAACCCTAGTTCATCCAGATCAAGTACTGATCGCAAAACCATTGAGCGAAATAGGAGAAACCAAATGAAAGCCCTTTACTCCGAGCTTAATTCTCTTGTACCCCATCAAAATTCAAgg GAAGTTACATCACTCCCAGATCAACTGGATGAAGCTGTAACCTATATAAAGAAGATGCAGATAAACTTGGAGAAAATGAATGAGAAAAAAGACAGCCTCATGGGCATTGATCAAAAGCCAAATGCAGGCACAAATGGTTCTGGAATGACGTACTCGTCAGTGCAGCTAAGATCACCACAAATTGAGATTAGTGAAATTGGTTCGGCTTTACAGGTTGTTTTGATAACTGGGTTGGATTTTCAGTTCATGTTCAATGAGACCATTCGCGTGCTTCATGAAGAAGGAACTGAGATTGTTAATGCCAATTTCACCGTTGTTGATGATATCGTGTTTCACACAATACATGCTAAG GTTGGGGAGTCGGCATTAATGGGTTATGAAGCTGCAAGAATATCTGAGAGACTAAAGAAAATTTGTCAGTATTGA
- the LOC109014429 gene encoding VQ motif-containing protein 4-like translates to MESISPRYHESHKANPSLLPSLLPSPNNHSSNCSSSSTTTHSNGLQPTPPPTPPSLPHQNQHQAFRPITRSESANPYPTTFVQADTSSFKQVVQMLTGSSETTKHASSSTKPTTNGPASDPASKTHIPPIKSVMPKKQQSGFKLYERRSSLKNFKINPLIPVFASNNSGFSPHKSEILSPSILDFPALALSPVTPLIHDPFDRSAYISPQSNANAKLDTVAEEKAIKEKGFYLHPSPATTPRESEPRLLPLFPTTSPRVSGSSSS, encoded by the coding sequence ATGGAGTCAATCTCTCCAAGATACCATGAATCCCATAAAGCAAACCCATCTCTGTTGCCATCTCTGTTGCCATCCCCAAACAACCACAGCTCCAACTGTAGCAGTAGCAGCACCACCACCCACAGCAATGGACTTCAACCCACACCGCCCCCAACCCCACCATCACTACCGCACCAAAACCAACACCAAGCTTTCAGGCCCATCACCAGATCCGAATCTGCAAACCCATACCCGACCACCTTCGTTCAAGCTGATACTTCCTCCTTCAAACAAGTCGTCCAGATGCTCACCGGATCCTCCGAAACCACCAAGCACGCCTCCTCCTCTACCAAACCCACCACCAACGGTCCCGCATCCGACCCGGCTTCCAAGACCCACATCCCGCCGATCAAATCCGTTATGCCCAAGAAGCAACAATCCGGGTTCAAGCTCTACGAGCGCCGAAGCTCCCTTAAAAACTTCAAGATCAATCCCTTGATTCCCGTGTTTGCTTCAAACAACTCCGGATTCTCGCCTCACAAGTCCGAGATCCTCTCCCCGAGCATTCTCGACTTCCCGGCGCTCGCTCTCAGCCCCGTCACGCCTCTCATACACGACCCCTTTGACCGATCCGCTTACATCTCTCCCCAAAGCAACGCCAATGCTAAGTTGGACACGGTGGCTGAGGAGAAAGCAATCAAAGAGAAGGGTTTTTACTTGCACCCGTCGCCGGCGACGACGCCGAGGGAATCGGAACCCCGGCTTTTGCCTCTGTTCCCAACGACGTCGCCGAGAGTTtcaggttcttcttcttcttga
- the LOC109014420 gene encoding eukaryotic translation initiation factor 3 subunit D-like: MVVGLDAGLVPFNPEGWGPPDSTETTTSVAAGSTNNLPLNVPFAPFSRYDKLGRTADWTRNYNNTARPKNPSDSVFDFSNDESFSASADDDSFRLVDGKPPPKPRFGPKWRFQQQRQLPQRRDEEVEARKREAEKERARRDRLYHLNRSNPNAPRREAAVSKSSVDIQPEWNMLDQIPFSTFSKLSFSVPEPEDLILCGGLEFYDRSYDRITPKNERRLERFKNRNFFKVTTTDDPVIRRLANEDKATVFATDAILSTLMCAPRSVYSWDIVVQRVGNKLFFDKRDGSQLDLLSVHETSQEPLPEAKDDINSAYSLSVEATYINQNFSQQVLIRDGNNVTFDEPNPFANEGEEVASVAYRYRRWKLDNDMYLVARCEVQSVVEVNKQRSFLTLNALNEFDPKYSGVDWRQKLETQRGAVLATELKNNANKLAKWTSQAMLAGADLMKLGYVSRVHPRDHFNHVILAVVGYKPREFAAQINLNTLNMWGIVKSIVDLCMKLNEGKYVLVKDPTKPQVRIYEVPSDAFENDYVEEPLPEDEQVQPPVEDADAGETMLLL, encoded by the coding sequence ATGGTCGTAGGACTCGACGCTGGATTGGTCCCATTCAATCCCGAAGGGTGGGGCCCACCCGATTCCACCGAAACCACCACATCCGTCGCCGCCGGCAGCACTAACAACCTTCCTCTTAACGTTCCCTTTGCCCCCTTCTCCCGCTACGATAAGCTCGGCCGGACCGCAGACTGGACTCGCAACTACAACAATACGGCCCGCCCCAAGAACCCTTCCGACTCCGTCTTCGACTTCTCCAACGACGAATCGTTCTCTGCCTCGGCCGACGACGACTCGTTCCGACTTGTCGACGGCAAGCCGCCTCCGAAGCCCAGGTTCGGTCCGAAATGGCGGTTCCAGCAGCAGCGCCAGCTCCCCCAGCGGCGAGACGAAGAGGTCGAGGCCCGCAAGCGCGAGGCCGAGAAGGAGCGAGCCCGTCGCGACCGGCTATACCACCTCAACCGTTCGAACCCTAACGCGCCGCGCCGCGAGGCCGCCGTTTCCAAGTCTTCCGTGGACATCCAGCCCGAGTGGAACATGCTCGATCAGATCCCCTTCTCCACCTTCTCCAAGCTCTCTTTCTCCGTTCCCGAGCCTGAGGATCTCATCCTCTGCGGCGGGCTCGAGTTCTACGACCGCTCCTACGATCGCATTACTCCGAAGAACGAGCGCCGCCTCGAGCGTTTCAAGAACCGCAATTTCTTCAAAGTCACCACCACCGACGATCCAGTCATCCGTCGCCTCGCCAACGAGGACAAAGCAACGGTCTTCGCCACCGATGCAATTCTATCCACGCTCATGTGCGCACCGAGATCGGTGTACTCGTGGGACATTGTTGTTCAGAGGGTTGGAAACAAGCTGTTCTTCGACAAAAGGGACGGCTCGCAGCTCGATTTGCTCTCGGTGCACGAGACATCGCAGGAGCCATTGCCGGAGGCAAAGGATGATATCAACTCAGCGTACTCCCTCAGTGTCGAGGCCACCTACATCAACCAAAATTTCTCGCAGCAGGTCCTGATTCGGGACGGAAACAACGTGACCTTCGACGAGCCCAACCCCTTTGCAAACGAAGGGGAAGAGGTCGCTTCTGTGGCGTATAGGTACAGGCGTTGGAAGCTCGACAATGATATGTACTTGGTGGCACGGTGTGAGGTCCAGAGCGTGGTCGAGGTTAACAAACAGAGGTCCTTTCTCACTTTGAATGCGCTCAATGAATTCGACCCGAAATACTCTGGAGTCGATTGGAGGCAGAAGCTTGAGACCCAAAGAGGTGCTGTATTGGCCACCGAGCTGAAGAACAACGCGAACAAGTTGGCTAAATGGACTTCTCAAGCCATGCTAGCTGGCGCGGATTTGATGAAATTGGGGTATGTCTCGCGGGTTCATCCTCGCGATCATTTTAACCATGTGATATTGGCAGTCGTTGGGTACAAGCCGAGGGAGTTTGCAGCGCAGATTAATTTGAACACTTTGAATATGTGGGGAATTGTGAAATCCATTGTGGACCTTTGCATGAAATTGAATGAGGGCAAGTACGTGCTTGTGAAGGACCCAACTAAGCCGCAAGTTAGAATCTATGAGGTGCCATCTGATGCATTTGAGAATGACTATGTGGAGGAGCCGCTGCCAGAGGACGAGCAGGTTCAACCACCCGTGGAGGATGCTGATGCCGGCGAGACAATGCTGCTGCTGTAA
- the LOC109011508 gene encoding serine/threonine/tyrosine-protein kinase HT1-like isoform X1, whose product MAEEANSWIRRAKFSHTVCHRLDSSRLASIPFSVQLDRFSGLKSSPGTTSSREKSIPSDSKIQRNPMTVEQRSWSPLPETVLYDAFKEARSEPKRFLSPFLADRYSGSKSKPGTTANGEKSIPSNSKIQRNPINKQRSLSPSPETVLSDAFKEARSERKRFLSPFPRRRESQKGIMKKFVNKDFPEITASNSSSPSNASPLSHLASLKVNEKSKTRKELSWAKYFDHGGGRVTAVETADEWTVDLSKLFLGLKFAHGAHSRLYHGIYNDEPVAVKIIRVPDDDENGTLEARLEKQFNREVTLLSGLYHKNVIKFVAACRKPPVYCVVTEYLSEGSLRAYLHKLEPKTLPLQKLIAIALDIARGMEYIHSQGVIHRDLKPENILIDQDFHMKVADFGIACGEAYCDSLADDPGTYRWMAPEMIKHKSYGRRVDVYSFGLILWEMVAGTIPYEDMTPVQAAFAVVIKNLRPPIPGDCPPAMRALIEQCWSLQPEKRPEFWQVVKVLEQFESSLASDGTMNLVQNPTCQDHKKGLLHRIQKLSPVHPNSSSMPKPKFT is encoded by the exons ATGGCAGAAGAGGCTAATTCTTGGATTAGGAGAGCGAAGTTTTCTCACACAGTTTGTCATCGGTTGGACTCCTCAAGATTGGCCTCTATTCCATTCTCAGTACAGCTTGACCGATTTTCAGGTTTGAAATCAAGTCCCGGAACAACTTCTTCTCGTGAGAAATCTATCCCTAGTGATTCAAAGATTCAGCGGAATCCTATGACGGTCGAGCAGAGATCTTGGTCCCCTTTACCTGAAACTGTGCTCTATGACGCGTTCAAGGAAGCAAGGTCTGAGCCGAAGAGATTCCTGTCTCCCTTTCTTGCTGACCGATATTCAGGTTCGAAATCAAAACCCGGAACAACTGCTAATGGTGAGAAATCTATTCCCAGTAATTCAAAGATTCAGCGGAACCCTATTAACAAGCAGAGATCTTTGTCCCCTTCGCCTGAAACTGTGCTCTCTGATGCGTTCAAGGAAGCAAGATCTGAGCGGAAGAGATTCCTGTCCCCCTTTCCGAGGAGAAGGGAATCGCAGAAGGGGATTATGAAAAAGTTTGTGAATAAGGATTTCCCAGAAATCACGGCATCCAATTCGAGCTCTCCGTCGAATGCTAGCCCGCTTAGCCACTTGGCTTCGCTGAAAGTCAATGAAAAATCGAAGACCCGGAAGGAGTTGTCGTGGGCAAAGTATTTTGATCATGGTGGAGGAAGGGTTACTGCTGTAGAAACTGCAGATGAATGGACTGTTGATCTGTCTAAATTGTTTCTGGGGCTTAAGTTTGCTCACGGGGCTCACAGTCGGCTTTACCATGGGATATACAATGATGAACCTGTTGCAGTCAAAATTATTCGGGTTCCTGATGATGACGAAAATGGAACCTTGGAGGCTCGACTAGAGAAGCAATTCAATCGGGAAGTCACTCTTCTATCTGGTCTCTACCATAAAAATGTCATAAAG TTCGTCGCAGCATGCAGAAAGCCACCAGTTTATTGTGTCGTCACAGAATATCTATCGGAGGGCTCCTTGAGGGCATATTTGCATAAGCTTGAACCTAAAACGCTTCCTTTACAGAAACTAATCGCAATTGCTCTGGACATTGCTCGTGGAATGGAATATATTCACTCTCAAGGTGTAATTCATCGAGATCTTAAACCAGAAAATATCCTTATTGACCAAGACTTCCACATGAAGGTCGCTGATTTTGGTATAGCTTGTGGGGAGGCGTACTGTGATTCTTTAGCTGATGACCCTGGGACTTATCGCTGGATGGCACCTGAGATGATCAAACATAAATCCTATGGTCGAAGGGTTGATGTGTACAGTTTTGGGCTCATCTTGTGGGAAATGGTGGCTGGAACAATTCCGTATGAGGATATGACTCCCGTACAGGCTGCATTTGCTGTAGTAATTAAG AATTTGAGACCTCCTATCCCAGGGGACTGTCCTCCTGCCATGCGAGCTTTAATTGAGCAATGCTGGTCCCTACAACCAGAGAAAAGACCAGAGTTTTGGCAGGTTGTGAAGGTATTGGAACAATTTGAGTCTTCGCTTGCCAGTGATGGAACCATGAATCTGGTACAAAATCCTACTTGCCAAGATCATAAGAAAGGACTTCTCCATCGGATCCAAAAGCTTAGTCCCGTGCATCCTAATAGCTCATCAATGCCTAAACCTAAATTCACATGA
- the LOC109011509 gene encoding uncharacterized protein LOC109011509, translating to MVGLSLARLPVDSHRDWRYNNNNNNNRKFMPPMQAAVSFSDMIFGFLEEGDQGLPESVSSEEGSSEMENGLEVEEERENNGNNLEEDKSFWENQHQNLKSTLHRSNSLESKIRSATKEALKEIRTANTVCACGRPLATGCRKCLMVEVSGRLRSAGYNSAICKSKWRSSPDIPSGEHTFLDVIENSSTSSKKGEVRIIIELNFQAEFEMARASEDYNRLVQRLPEVFVGKVERLSNIIKIVCSAAKKCMKEKKMHMGPWRKHKYMQAKWLGACERKASTPLLSMDLSVQLPKPRASMLTVDLLEKLPNVHCSAVEVV from the exons ATGGTTGGCCTGTCCCTCGCTAGACTTCCGGTGGACAGCCACCGGGATTGGaggtataataataataataataataatcgtAAATTTATGCCGCCTATGCAGGCGGCGGTGAGTTTTTCCGATatgatttttgggtttttggaaGAAGGTGATCAAGGTTTGCCGGAAAGTGTTAGCAGTGAGGAAGGGTCTTCGGAGATGGAGAACGGTCTAGAggtggaggaagagagagagaataatggTAACAACTTGGAGGAGGATAAGAGTTTCTGGGAGAACCAGCACCAGAATTTGAAG TCTACCCTACACAGGAGCAACTCTCTGGAATCAAAGATTAGGAGTGCAACGAAAGAAGCACTGAAGGAAATACGGACTGCGAATACAGTCTGTGCTTGCGGCAGACCCTTGGCAACCGGCTGCCGGAAATGCCTGATGGTGGAAGTTTCCGGTCGTCTCCGAAGTGCTGGTTACAACAGTGCCATTTGCAAGTCTAAGTGGAGAAGCTCCCCAGATATTCCATCAG GGGAGCACACCTTTTTGGATGTCATAGAAAACTCTAGTACTAGTTCAAAGAAAGGAGAGGTGAGGATTATAATTGAGTTGAATTTCCAGGCCGAGTTCGAGATGGCAAGAGCAAGCGAAGACTACAACCGGCTGGTCCAGCGGCTACCGGAAGTGTTTGTCGGAAAAGTCGAAAGACTGAGTAACATCATCAAAATTGTTTGCTCAGCTGCCAAGAAGTGcatgaaggaaaagaaaatgcacATGGGGCCATGGAGAAAGCACAAGTACATGCAAGCAAAATGGCTTGGTGCATGTGAAAGGAAAGCATCCACCCCACTCTTGTCAATGGATCTCTCTGTCCAGTTGCCAAAGCCAAGGGCTTCCATGCTGACGGTAGATTTGCTAGAGAAGTTGCCTAACGTGCATTGTTCAGCAGTTGAAGTTGTGTGA
- the LOC109011508 gene encoding serine/threonine/tyrosine-protein kinase HT1-like isoform X2, giving the protein MAEEANSWIRRAKFSHTVCHRLDSSRLASIPFSVQLDRFSGLKSSPGTTSSREKSIPSDSKIQRNPMTVEQRSWSPLPETVLYDAFKEARSEPKRFLSPFLADRYSGSKSKPGTTANGEKSIPSNSKIQRNPINKQRSLSPSPETVLSDAFKEARSERKRFLSPFPRRRESQKGIMKKFVNKDFPEITASNSSSPSNASPLSHLASLKVNEKSKTRKELSWAKYFDHGGGRVTAVETADEWTVDLSKLFLGLKFAHGAHSRLYHGIYNDEPVAVKIIRVPDDDENGTLEARLEKQFNREVTLLSGLYHKNVIKFVAACRKPPVYCVVTEYLSEGSLRAYLHKLEPKTLPLQKLIAIALDIARGMEYIHSQGVIHRDLKPENILIDQDFHMKVADFGIACGEAYCDSLADDPGTYRWMAPEMIKHKSYGRRVDVYSFGLILWEMVAGTIPYEDMTPVQAAFAVVIKFEFPEFETSYPRGLSSCHASFN; this is encoded by the exons ATGGCAGAAGAGGCTAATTCTTGGATTAGGAGAGCGAAGTTTTCTCACACAGTTTGTCATCGGTTGGACTCCTCAAGATTGGCCTCTATTCCATTCTCAGTACAGCTTGACCGATTTTCAGGTTTGAAATCAAGTCCCGGAACAACTTCTTCTCGTGAGAAATCTATCCCTAGTGATTCAAAGATTCAGCGGAATCCTATGACGGTCGAGCAGAGATCTTGGTCCCCTTTACCTGAAACTGTGCTCTATGACGCGTTCAAGGAAGCAAGGTCTGAGCCGAAGAGATTCCTGTCTCCCTTTCTTGCTGACCGATATTCAGGTTCGAAATCAAAACCCGGAACAACTGCTAATGGTGAGAAATCTATTCCCAGTAATTCAAAGATTCAGCGGAACCCTATTAACAAGCAGAGATCTTTGTCCCCTTCGCCTGAAACTGTGCTCTCTGATGCGTTCAAGGAAGCAAGATCTGAGCGGAAGAGATTCCTGTCCCCCTTTCCGAGGAGAAGGGAATCGCAGAAGGGGATTATGAAAAAGTTTGTGAATAAGGATTTCCCAGAAATCACGGCATCCAATTCGAGCTCTCCGTCGAATGCTAGCCCGCTTAGCCACTTGGCTTCGCTGAAAGTCAATGAAAAATCGAAGACCCGGAAGGAGTTGTCGTGGGCAAAGTATTTTGATCATGGTGGAGGAAGGGTTACTGCTGTAGAAACTGCAGATGAATGGACTGTTGATCTGTCTAAATTGTTTCTGGGGCTTAAGTTTGCTCACGGGGCTCACAGTCGGCTTTACCATGGGATATACAATGATGAACCTGTTGCAGTCAAAATTATTCGGGTTCCTGATGATGACGAAAATGGAACCTTGGAGGCTCGACTAGAGAAGCAATTCAATCGGGAAGTCACTCTTCTATCTGGTCTCTACCATAAAAATGTCATAAAG TTCGTCGCAGCATGCAGAAAGCCACCAGTTTATTGTGTCGTCACAGAATATCTATCGGAGGGCTCCTTGAGGGCATATTTGCATAAGCTTGAACCTAAAACGCTTCCTTTACAGAAACTAATCGCAATTGCTCTGGACATTGCTCGTGGAATGGAATATATTCACTCTCAAGGTGTAATTCATCGAGATCTTAAACCAGAAAATATCCTTATTGACCAAGACTTCCACATGAAGGTCGCTGATTTTGGTATAGCTTGTGGGGAGGCGTACTGTGATTCTTTAGCTGATGACCCTGGGACTTATCGCTGGATGGCACCTGAGATGATCAAACATAAATCCTATGGTCGAAGGGTTGATGTGTACAGTTTTGGGCTCATCTTGTGGGAAATGGTGGCTGGAACAATTCCGTATGAGGATATGACTCCCGTACAGGCTGCATTTGCTGTAGTAATTAAG TTTGAATTTCCAGAATTTGAGACCTCCTATCCCAGGGGACTGTCCTCCTGCCATGCGAGCTTTAATTGA